A single Arachidicoccus sp. BS20 DNA region contains:
- a CDS encoding glycoside hydrolase family 43 protein — protein sequence MYQSLCKRLAFLICFIFLVHLAKSQNNPTSGNPIFPGWYADPEAKIYGNEYWVYPTYSAKYEEQVFVDAFSSPDLVHWTKHEKVLDTANVKWAKKAVWAPAALKKDGKYYLFFGANDVHQDEIGGIGVAVASKPDGPFKDLLGKPLINEIVNGAQPIDQFVFKDKDGSYYMYYGGWGHCNVVKLKNDFTGIEPMKDGKLYKEITPKGYVEGSVMFVRKGKYYFMWSEGGWTGPDYRVAYAMADSPTGPFQRIGVILQQDSSVATGAGHHSIIQIPKKDKWYIVYHRRPLGETAANHRVTCIDEMHFDKDGKIIPVKMTMTGVKAYSLK from the coding sequence ATGTATCAATCATTATGCAAAAGACTTGCTTTCCTTATTTGCTTTATTTTCTTGGTTCATCTTGCGAAATCGCAGAATAATCCGACGTCCGGCAACCCGATATTTCCCGGTTGGTATGCCGACCCTGAAGCAAAAATTTACGGGAACGAATATTGGGTTTATCCCACTTATTCCGCAAAATATGAAGAGCAGGTTTTTGTGGATGCTTTTTCGTCGCCCGATTTGGTTCACTGGACAAAGCACGAAAAAGTGTTGGATACAGCCAATGTAAAATGGGCAAAAAAAGCCGTGTGGGCGCCCGCCGCATTGAAAAAAGACGGCAAATATTATTTGTTTTTTGGTGCGAACGATGTACATCAAGACGAAATCGGCGGCATTGGCGTTGCAGTTGCATCAAAGCCTGACGGACCTTTCAAGGATTTGTTGGGTAAGCCTTTGATTAATGAAATTGTAAACGGCGCTCAGCCGATAGACCAGTTTGTTTTTAAAGATAAAGACGGAAGTTATTATATGTATTATGGCGGTTGGGGACATTGCAATGTGGTAAAATTAAAAAACGATTTTACGGGAATTGAACCAATGAAAGACGGAAAATTATACAAAGAAATTACGCCCAAAGGTTACGTGGAAGGCTCTGTAATGTTTGTGCGAAAAGGGAAATATTATTTCATGTGGTCGGAAGGCGGGTGGACCGGTCCGGATTATCGTGTCGCTTACGCAATGGCAGATTCGCCCACAGGACCGTTTCAACGGATTGGCGTTATTTTACAACAGGACAGTTCTGTTGCAACAGGTGCGGGGCATCATTCCATTATCCAAATTCCGAAAAAAGATAAATGGTATATTGTGTATCATCGCCGTCCGTTGGGAGAAACCGCTGCTAATCACAGAGTAACGTGTATCGATGAAATGCATTTTGATAAAGACGGTAAAATTATTCCCGTAAAAATGACGATGACGGGCGTTAAAGCGTACTCTCTGAAATAG